TCTAGTACCGATTGCTCGCGTGGGGCTTCAGGTGAAGGGGGCACGGCGGAAGCTCGCGGGCTTTCCAGGCGCTGGTCGATCCGACACGGCTCACGGCGCACGGCTCATGGCGCAGCAAGGTCTCGGCCGAGCCCGAGAGGTGGAAGAGCGTCCCCGGACAACCCGCACGCGGCCAGGCCGATGGGTTCTCCTGCGACTCCCCAGATGGCAGGTTGACCCAGCCGATGAGCAACCGCCGCTTCCCCTGGGATCTCACCCCCACCGACTTCGCCCGCGAGCAGGAGACGGCCACACTCGCGGGCGAGCCTCCCCTGGACCTCACGGTCTCGAACCCCCCGGCCCTCGGCCTCGGCCCCGGCCCCGAGCACTTCGCCGACCTCGACCCCGCGACGCTCGCCCGCTATGCGCCGGATCCCCTCGGCGCCCTCCCCTGCCGCGAGGCCGTCGCCACCTACCTCGCCGGCCACGGCGCGGACCTGGGCCCCGAGGCGATCCTCCTGACGGCCTCGACCAGCGAGGCCTACGGCTGGCTCTTCAAGGTGCTCGCCCCGCCGGGCAGCGCGGTGGCCATCCCCCGGCCGAGCTACCCCCTCTTCGACTTCCTCACCCACCTCGAGGGGGTGCTCCCGGTCTCCTACAACCTCTTCCACCACGAGCGGTGGCAGCTCGATCGGGGGTCGCTCGAGGAAGCCCTCGCGCAGGGCGCGAAGGCGGTGGTGGTGGTCCAGCCCTCCAACCCCCTGGGGGCCTGCCTCTCGGCCGGCGATCGGGACTGGCTCCTCGAGCGCTGCGGCGCCGCCGGCGCAGCGGTGATCGCCGACGAGGTCTTCCTCGACTACGCCGACGCCTCGACGGAGGAGCTCCAGAGCCTCGCCCACGCCGAGGCCGACGCCCGCGCGCGGGCGAGCGGCGTGGCCCTCTTCGTCCTCTCGGGCCTCTCGAAGGTGGTCGCCGCGCCGCAGGTGAAGCTGGGCTGGATCGCCCTGCTCGGCACCGTCACCGCCGAGCTACGGGCGCGGCTGGAGCTGGTCGCCGACACCTACCTCTCGGTGAGCGCCGCGGCTCAGCTCCTCGGCCCCCGCCTGCTCGCCCGCGGCGAGGCGCTGCGCGCGCCGATCCGGGAGCGACTGCAGGCGAACCTGGAGCAGATCGATCGGGCGGTCGCCTCCGGCGCCGTGCTGAAGCGGGTCTCGGAGCCCGCGGGCTGGTCGGTGGTGCTGCGCCTCCCCCACCCCCCCGAGGGCGAGCGGGACTGGGCCGGCCTGCTCCTGCGCGAGGAGCGCCTGCTCACCCACCCCGGGCACTTCTACGAGCTGGACGAGCGCCACCTGGTGCTCTCAGGGCTCACCGAGCCCGCGCAGCTCGAGGAGGGGCTCGGCCGCCTCCTGCGCCGGGTCGAGGTGGGATTCGAGGAAGGGTGAGCCCGCGCGCAGGGCCGCGAGGGTGGCCCGGGTGCGCGCGCCGGCGCCCAGCCGCCGGCGGGCCGCCCAGCGCGGCGTGTCGAAGCGGCCCTCACCCTCGGCGAGGGTCGCCCCGCTCAGCGCGACCGAGCGACCGGCGAGGGCCGCGGTGGCGAGGCTGGAGGCGGCGCTGACCCGGGCCTGGCGCAGGGCCGCGGCCTCCGTCCGCCCCTCGGCCAGCGCGCGGGTGATCCGGATCAGGCTGGCCTGCAGGGCGTCCCGCTCGCGGTCCGCGCTCTCCTCCTCGTCGCCCCGGCGCCGGGCGGTCTCGGCCGCGGCGCAGGCCGCCACCAGCCGCCCCCGCAGGGTGCGCTGCAGGCGCTCGAGGCGGGCGAGCCGGCGCTCGAGCCGCCACCGGTCGAGGCCCAGCCGCAGCGCGAGGAGGGGGTGCTCGAGGCCGCGACCGGCCTGTCGCAGGAGCGCGAGGAGGAAGCGGCGCAGGGGGCTCACGACTCACCCTCCTCGCAGGGCTCCTGCACCTCCTCGGGGCCGAGGTCGATGAGCGCGTGCGAGCAACCCGCGCCCGAGAGCCAGCGCCAGGGCACCTCCACCGGCGCTCCGTCGGGGAGGCGGGTCGTCCAGCCGGGGTAGCCCGCCTCCCGCCCCCGCGGCCGCGGGAGGGCCGCTGCGTCCAGCGCCTCCCGGAAGCGGGCCTCCACCTCGGCCACCCCGGCGGCGGTGTCGATCTCGAGCACGGGCGCGTCGGGGGGGCAGACCCGGACCAGGAGCGCCCCCGTCCCCTGGTGATAGACCAGCGAGTGGCCGGGCGCCGGCGCCTGCGCCAGGCCGCCCTCGCTGCTCGAGAGCGGGATCGCGCGGAGGGTGCCGGGATCGGAGCGGGCGAAGAGCTGCACCCGATCCGCTCCCGAGGGGTCGAGGGCGAGCGCGATCCGCGTGCGCGGCTTCAGGCCCTCCCCCTCGGTGAGGTCCCGCCCCCGCCAGAGGCCGAAGGCCTCCTCCTCGGCGCCGAGCACCGCCAGGAGGGTGCCGGCGTGGCGGACCCGGGGGGCCGGCGCCGCCTCGGGCGCCGGGCGGGGCAGGAGCAGGAGCCCCAGGCAGACGAGCGAGGTGAGGACCTCGATTCCCAGTCCAGTGATCCGTTGCCAGCTCATGAGCAAACCTCCAGGTCGGTCGGGGCGGAGATCGGGGGCGTCGAGGCGACCGCCCGCTCCAGCGCGCTCATCTCCTGATGGAGCGCGGCGAGGTGCGGCAGGATCAGCTGCCGCTGCTGCTGCTCGGGGCCGAGCTCGCCCGAGAGCCCCGAGAGGCGCAGGGCCAGATCGCCCAGCATGGTCGTGGTGCTGGCGAGCTCCTCCCGCGCGCCCGCCAGATCGCGCCGCACCTGCGCCTCGCGGGCCTCGCGGGCCCGGGCGCTCGCGTGGACCCAGCGGCCCAGGCGGCCGCTCGCCTCGACGGCGCCCTCCTCGCCCTGGCCGCGGTGCGCGTCGGCGGCCTCGAGCCAGGCCTTCGCCTCGCGGGCCCGGGTGTAGGCGGCGTCGCCCTTCCCCACCAGGCCCGCGACCTGCTGGCGGAAGGTGTCGGCCCGCACCCCGAGGATGCGCCGCGCGGCGCCGCAGTGGCCGAGGGCCGCCTCGCCGGCGGCGTAGAGCTCGAGGGGCAGCTCGAGGGGCTCCCGCAGCGGCGGGCGCCAGCCGGCCAGGGTGAGGCGCGGCCAGCGGGCGGCGAGGCGGTGCTCGGGAGAGAGGAAGAGCAAGGTGCTCCCCACGGCCCCGGCGGCGAGGCCGAGGGAGCCGGCCAGGAGCGCCGAGCCGACGAGCCCGCCCGAGGCCAGGTAGGCGGCCGAGGCGGCGGCGGCGCCGGCGCAGGCGAGGGGGAGGAAGAGGACCCGCAGGCCCACCCACCGGCGGGCCGCGCTGTTGCGGAGAGACGAAGCGTTCATCGGCTGGCCACCTCCGTGGGCCGATCGAGCTGGGGTGAGGACGAGACGAAGCGGACCCGGGCGAGGCCCGAGCGCGTCCCGACGAGGAGGGCGTCGCCGGCCACCGCCAGCGCGGTGACCTCGGCGGAGGGCAGGCCGTGGCGCAGCCCGAAGGTGCGGGTGCCCTCGGGGCCGACGACCAGCAGGCCGCCGCCCTGGGTGCCCGCGACCAGGCGCTCGCCCTGCACCACCAGGGCCCGGGGGTTCACCCGGCCGTGGAGCTCCCCGATGCCGACCGCCAGGCGCTCGAAGCGCTCCTCGCCCGGCCGCATCCGCACGAGCCCCGCGTCGTAGGTGCCCAGCACCAGCTCGCCCCCGGGGCCGACGGCGATCGCGGTGACCCAGCCGTCGGGGAGGCCTCCCTCCCCCGGGCGAAGGGCGACGAAGGCGCTCCCCTCCCCCGCCGGCTCCCGCAGGAGCAGACCGTGGAGGGCGCCGAAGGCCACCCGGCCGTCGGGCAGGCCGCGGACCACGCCGAAGTTCGAGAGGGGCAGGCCGCTGCCCTCGTCCCAGGCGCGGAAGCGCCAGGTCCCCTGCGCGTCGGGCTCGCCGCGGGCGACGCCACCGGCGGTGGCGACCCAGAGGACACCGCCCTCGGTGATCGTGAGGTCGGTGACGTGCTCCGAGGGCAGCCCCTCCTGCAGGCCGAAGCGGAGGGGCTCACCCTCCGGCGGCACCGAGAAGAGCCCGTCGGGGGTGGCGACGAGCACCTCTCCCCGCGGACCGGCGCCCAGGGCGTCCACCCGGATGATCTGCGGCACCACCCGCCGCGAGCTCTCGCCGCGCAGGCGCCAGAGGCCGTCGTCGTAGGTCCCCACCCAGATCTCCCCGGGGCCGGCGGCCAGCAGGGCGGAGACGTCGGCGTCCCCGAGCCCCCCCTGGCGGATCAGGTGCCGGTGGCCGGCGCCGTCGGCGAGGACGAGGCCCCGATCGGTGGCGGAGAGGTGCAGGCCGGAGAGGGCGAGGCGGTCGTGGGCCTCGACCGGCGGCGAGGAGAGGGGCGCGCCGAGGAGGCGGCCGTCGAGGCCCACCGGCAGGAGGCCCGCGCAGCCCTCGTCGTCGCAGCCCCGGGCGAGGAGGCGCTGCACCGGCTCGGCGGAGATCTCCCGGAGGGCCCCCGCCTCGACCACGAAGAGCCCGGCCGGCCCGGCGGCGAGGACGCGGCCGCCGCGAGTGCGGCGCAGCTGGCTCACCCAGGCCTCGCCGTACCACTCCACCGCGCCGGCGCGCCCGGGGTGCAGGAGGCCGACGCCCCGCCGGCCCGCGACGAGGAGGCCCTGATCGGGCAGGGGCAGGAGGGCCTCGAGCTGACGGCCCCGGCGGCCCAGCTGGCGCAGGGGGACGAGGCGCTCGCCCTCGAGGCGGTGGAGGCCGCCGTCGTGGGTCGCGACCAGCAGGCGGCCGCCCACTCGGGCCAGCGCCGAGATGCGCGGGCTGACGAGGCCGGCCTGGGCCCGCGACGCGACCCGGGGGCCCTCGGGTCCGAGGACCACCTCGGCCAGGCCACCCCGGGTGCCCACCCAGACCCTCCCCTCCTCGGCCAGGAGGGCCTCCACCCGCAGATCGGGGAGCCCGTCCCGGGTGTCGAGGGGATGGAGGGCGGTGCGCGGCAGCTCCACACAGCCATCGGCCTCGCGGCGCGCGCCCAGGTCGACGAGGAGCAGGCCCCCCTGCCCACCCGCGGCGATCCAGTCGCTGCCGGGGAGGCGGGCCAGGTGCCGCAGCCGATCCCGGGGCGCCTGCAGGTCCAGCAGCTCCAGGGCGAGGCGCTCGTCCTCGGGCAGCACGGTCGCCTCCGGGTCGGCCTTCAGGGGCGTGGCCTCGGTGTCGATCCGCTCGAGGCCGAGGGCGGGCGCCCGCCGCCACCAGCGGTAGGCGACCTGGGGATCGGCCAGGAGGAGGAGGAAGAGGCCCAGCACGAAGGCCGCGGGGATGGAGAGGAGGATCCGCCGGCGCCCGCTGCGGCGGCGGGCCTCCGCCCGGGCGTGGAGGGTGTCGAGGGGAGTGTTCATCAGCGCAGGGCCAGCTCGGAGGAGGTGACGGTGAGGGTGGCGTGGGTGGTCCGCAGGTTGCCGGCCCAGTCCACCGCGACGATCCGCAGGGCGTGCTCGCCCGCCGGGAGATCGGAGGGGGTCTCGATGGTCGCGCTCCAGCCCGACTCACCGGGGGTGAGTCCCAGCTCGACCTCGCGGCCGTCCCAGAGGAAGGCCGAGACGTACTTCACGTCGGCGAAGGTCTTGGCGATCTCCACCGCGTCCTCGAGCCCCGAGTCGGCGAGGGCGTCGACCAGGGAGAGGAGGGAGGTGCGCGGACGCACCCGCAGCTCGAAGAGGCCGCCGGCCTCGGTGGGGTCGATGGGATCCACCGCCAGCACCGGCGCCCGGGTGTCGACCGTGTAGGAGAGCTCGTGGCGGCGGGCCGGCCCCACCCGGGGGAGCACCAGCGCCGTCACCGGATAGACGCCGTCGACCACGTCCGGCGGCACCAGGAAGCGGGCCACCCAGAGCTCGCGGCGGGCGTCGTAGACCGCGCGCCGCACCTCACCGAAGGGCAGGTAGACCAGCACGGCCCGCGCGTCGGCGGCCGCCGGCACCAGCACCTCGGGATCGCCGGGCTTGATCCGCGCCGGCGAGAGGGAGGCCAGCGCCACCTGGGGGGCCGCGACCATGGAGGTATAGGGGGTGACCAGGTGGTAGCTGCGGCCGAGCCGCACGACCTCGTCGCGCATCTCGGGGGTCTGACCGTGGGCCTGGATCTCGGCCAGGAGGTGGTCGACGCGCCGCTGGGCCCACTGGCGGGCGACGAAGGCGTCCCCGGGGTGCTCCTCGGGGAAGGTCACGGGGATCTCGAAGCGCCGGGCCTCGCCGTTCAGCGATCCCTCGAGGACGACCTTGCCCTCCCCCGCGCCCCGGTACCGTCCGGCGATGAGGAGCTGCTGGCCCTTGTAGATGTCCGGCATCACCGCCGGGTACTGCATGGCGACCGTCACCGGGTCGTAGTCGAAGTCGATGTCGGAGAGCACCGGCCGGGAGATCGAGGAGTAGAAGCCCGCGACCACCTCGTCGATCGAGCGGCCCGCGGTGACGTAGGCGCTCTCGCCGCGGTTCTGACGGGCCAGCTCGTCGAGGAGCCGGGTGTTCACGCCGCCGGTCACCCCGAAGGTGAAGATCCGGGTGCCGTCGGTGTTGGCCGCCTGGATGTTGGCCAGGATCCGGTCGGGGTGGGTCTCGCCGGTGCTGGGCTGACCGTCGGTGAAGAAGACGATCACCCGGGGCCTCCCGTTGGGGGGCAGCATCCTGAGGGCCTTCTTCAGGGAGGCGTCGATGGCCGTCCCGCCGCCGGAGGAGAGGCGCGCGGCGAAGTGCCGGGCGTCGGCCCGGTGAGCGAGGGTGGCGGGGACCACGTCCTTGTTCCAGGGGTTGGTCGAGTCGGAGAAGGCCAGCACCGAGAAGCGGTCCTCGGGCTGGAGCAGCTCGATGCAGCGGGCCAGCGCCCGGCGGGCCTGCTCGATCTTGCTGCCCGCCATGGAGCCGGAGGTGTCGAAGACGAAGAGCACGTCCTTCTTCACGATGTCGGCGTCGGTGGTCAGCTCCTGCGGAGCGATGGAGAGCAGGAAGTAACCGTCGTCCCCCTTCTCCCGGTGGGTCAGGAAGGTGAAGCCCAGCTCATCGGACTCGACGCTGTAGTGGAGGACGATGTCCTGGTCGGGGATGAAGTCGTCCTGGGCGAAGATCGCCTCCACCGTCCGCTCGTCGATGCGGTTCGTGGCCACCGGGGTGCCATCGCTCCAGACCCGGACGATCTTCTTGGTCCGGTCCGCGAGCTTGATCCGGGCCCGGAAGTGGCGCACCCGCACCGGGGTGACGCCGGGGACCTGGAGGGGGAGCTTGAGGACGACCTCGCCGCCCTCGTAGGGGAGGATCTGGGAGTAGGTCAGCTCGGTGCGCTTGGTCCCGGAGGCGGGGATGCCCTCGACCCGGGTGCGGAAGACGCCGGGCTGGAGGTTCTCCAGCAGCGCCGGGGCGGCGCCCTGGCGGGCGGCCCGCTGGTAGGTCGCCTCGGCCTGAGCCTTCTCCTCCACCCGGCTGTCGACCCGGCGGCCGGCGACCCAGGTGGCGAAGCTGGAGACGGCCGCGGTCTCGGGGAGGGCGAAGACGTAGGTGCCCGAGAGGGTGGTGTCGCGGTGGCTCTCGAAGACCTGCCCGACGGTCACCCGGGCGACCTGCGAGTCGACGATCACGTCGACCTCGTGGGCCCGGATCGAGAGGGGGTCACCGAAGCGGACCCCCGGCTCGGCGGGGAGCAGGAGCTGGGCGCCGGCGGGCGCCGGGAGCGCGGCGGCGGCGGAGAGGAGGGTCAGGCAGAGGGCGAGGAGGGACGCGCGGGTTCGAAGCATGCGCCTTCCCATGGCACTTGCCGTGCCAGCCCCGCGAAGCGCCGAATTCGGCCCTCAGCAGGCCCTTTCCCGGGGGAGGGGCGGCTCGCGCGTGTCAGCCCGGCCACGCCTCTGCCTCCCCCTGGATGCACGAAGGCGCGCTCCCGCGGTGCAGAAGCGCGCCTTGCTTGGGGTCGACGGCCCCTCGCAGGGGCCGTCAGGGTGTCCCGGGTATCAGGCGGAGAGACCGGTGACCTTGGAGGCCTGCAGTCCCTTGGGGCCCTGGACGACCTCGAACTCGACCTCCTGGCCCTCTCGAAGCGTCTTGAACCCGTCCATGTCAATCACGGAGAAGTGGACGAACACGTCCTCGCCAGCATCATCACCAACGATGAAGCCGAAGCCCTTCGCGTCGTTGAACCACTTCACTTTACCCCGCGGCATACCACCACTCCTTGTCGAACGCCGGGATGGCTGAAAAACGCCAAAATCCCCGGACACAGCATGAATCAACCCACCGCCCATCGGCGGGTCGCGCTCGTAAGACCACGTCCGAACGAGTCGGTCAAGGGCGGCCGGGGCCGGCTAGAAGCGGCCGCCGACCACCACCCCGGCCCCGCCGGGCAGGATCCAGGGGGCCACGGCGAAGGGATCGTCCTCGGCCTCCTCGATGATCTCCTCGGGGCGCGAGCCCCCACCCTCGATGGGCGGGATGATGAGGTAGATGCCGGTCCCGATGGCGGCGAGGGAGAGCCCCATGAGGGTGTCGGCCACCGCGGCGCGGGTGCGGGCCTTGGAGACGGTCTCGGCGATGGCGTCGCGCTCGATCTGGGGGAGGGCCTTGGCGTCGCGGGCCGCCGAGCGGGCCTGGAACGCGAAGACGGTGCCGGTGGCCAGCGCGCTGGCTCCCACGCCGAGGGAGACGTAGCTCCAGACCTTCGAGCCCATGGGCTTGCCGACCTTCAGGGGCTTCACGATCGGGGCGCCGCCGGGTCCCCGGGGCAGATCGTGGGCGAAGAGGTCCTTCACGAGGGCCGAGGCCTCGCCCAGGGCGGCGCGCTGGC
The Deltaproteobacteria bacterium DNA segment above includes these coding regions:
- a CDS encoding pyridoxal phosphate-dependent aminotransferase; its protein translation is MSNRRFPWDLTPTDFAREQETATLAGEPPLDLTVSNPPALGLGPGPEHFADLDPATLARYAPDPLGALPCREAVATYLAGHGADLGPEAILLTASTSEAYGWLFKVLAPPGSAVAIPRPSYPLFDFLTHLEGVLPVSYNLFHHERWQLDRGSLEEALAQGAKAVVVVQPSNPLGACLSAGDRDWLLERCGAAGAAVIADEVFLDYADASTEELQSLAHAEADARARASGVALFVLSGLSKVVAAPQVKLGWIALLGTVTAELRARLELVADTYLSVSAAAQLLGPRLLARGEALRAPIRERLQANLEQIDRAVASGAVLKRVSEPAGWSVVLRLPHPPEGERDWAGLLLREERLLTHPGHFYELDERHLVLSGLTEPAQLEEGLGRLLRRVEVGFEEG
- a CDS encoding VIT domain-containing protein is translated as MLRTRASLLALCLTLLSAAAALPAPAGAQLLLPAEPGVRFGDPLSIRAHEVDVIVDSQVARVTVGQVFESHRDTTLSGTYVFALPETAAVSSFATWVAGRRVDSRVEEKAQAEATYQRAARQGAAPALLENLQPGVFRTRVEGIPASGTKRTELTYSQILPYEGGEVVLKLPLQVPGVTPVRVRHFRARIKLADRTKKIVRVWSDGTPVATNRIDERTVEAIFAQDDFIPDQDIVLHYSVESDELGFTFLTHREKGDDGYFLLSIAPQELTTDADIVKKDVLFVFDTSGSMAGSKIEQARRALARCIELLQPEDRFSVLAFSDSTNPWNKDVVPATLAHRADARHFAARLSSGGGTAIDASLKKALRMLPPNGRPRVIVFFTDGQPSTGETHPDRILANIQAANTDGTRIFTFGVTGGVNTRLLDELARQNRGESAYVTAGRSIDEVVAGFYSSISRPVLSDIDFDYDPVTVAMQYPAVMPDIYKGQQLLIAGRYRGAGEGKVVLEGSLNGEARRFEIPVTFPEEHPGDAFVARQWAQRRVDHLLAEIQAHGQTPEMRDEVVRLGRSYHLVTPYTSMVAAPQVALASLSPARIKPGDPEVLVPAAADARAVLVYLPFGEVRRAVYDARRELWVARFLVPPDVVDGVYPVTALVLPRVGPARRHELSYTVDTRAPVLAVDPIDPTEAGGLFELRVRPRTSLLSLVDALADSGLEDAVEIAKTFADVKYVSAFLWDGREVELGLTPGESGWSATIETPSDLPAGEHALRIVAVDWAGNLRTTHATLTVTSSELALR
- a CDS encoding cold-shock protein → MPRGKVKWFNDAKGFGFIVGDDAGEDVFVHFSVIDMDGFKTLREGQEVEFEVVQGPKGLQASKVTGLSA